The following are encoded together in the Streptomyces flavofungini genome:
- a CDS encoding MFS transporter, which translates to MASGYGEILRARYATRLLAGTLVGRLPNATAAIGIVLFVRAEGGSYSLAGALAAVYGVATAVGQPLLGRLVDLYGQPRVMLPAAVVSGLGMAAFAFTGPDMLVAAYAAMVVAGLFTPPLEGGLRALWPDVLRKEGQVHTAYAMDAVAQEVMFTVGPLLVTGLVSLWSAGAALLVVNAIGVLGALSVVVSRPSRAWRSAPREAHWLGALRSPGLLALLGAFLFVGTALGAITVAGVSYADEHGGDAVYGWMMAALGLGALVGGAVYGARQWSGAPERRLVLLVALLAVCYVPLVLMPGAVGMVALTALAGVFLAPALACAFIVVDRHAPRGTVTEAFSWLVTTFTVGTSVGTAAGGPVVEWAGTRWGFAVPGLAGAAALLVLVCTGRAFASAAVGPVVAGSSENDRNGAAEPGFSAGHRA; encoded by the coding sequence ATGGCTTCCGGTTACGGCGAGATCCTGCGCGCGCGGTACGCGACGCGGCTCCTGGCGGGCACCCTCGTGGGCCGGCTGCCGAACGCGACGGCGGCGATCGGCATCGTGCTGTTCGTCCGTGCGGAGGGCGGCTCCTACAGCCTGGCCGGCGCGCTGGCCGCGGTCTACGGAGTGGCGACGGCCGTCGGACAGCCGCTGCTCGGGCGCCTGGTGGACCTGTACGGCCAGCCGCGCGTGATGCTGCCGGCGGCCGTCGTCTCGGGCCTCGGCATGGCGGCTTTCGCGTTCACCGGCCCCGACATGCTCGTCGCCGCGTACGCCGCGATGGTGGTCGCCGGACTGTTCACCCCGCCACTGGAGGGCGGCCTGCGGGCGCTGTGGCCGGACGTGCTGCGCAAGGAGGGCCAGGTCCACACGGCGTACGCGATGGACGCCGTGGCGCAGGAGGTCATGTTCACCGTCGGCCCGCTCCTGGTGACCGGGCTCGTGTCGCTGTGGTCGGCGGGCGCGGCGCTGCTCGTCGTGAACGCGATCGGCGTGCTCGGCGCCCTGTCGGTGGTGGTGTCGCGCCCCTCGCGCGCGTGGCGGTCGGCGCCGCGAGAGGCGCACTGGCTCGGCGCGCTGCGCTCCCCGGGGCTGCTCGCACTGCTCGGCGCGTTCCTGTTCGTGGGGACGGCACTCGGCGCGATCACGGTCGCGGGCGTGTCGTACGCGGACGAGCACGGCGGGGACGCGGTGTACGGCTGGATGATGGCGGCGCTCGGCCTCGGGGCGCTGGTGGGCGGGGCGGTCTACGGGGCGCGGCAGTGGAGCGGCGCGCCGGAGCGGCGGCTCGTGCTGCTCGTGGCGCTGCTGGCGGTCTGCTACGTGCCGTTGGTCCTGATGCCGGGAGCGGTGGGGATGGTGGCGCTGACGGCGCTCGCCGGGGTGTTCCTCGCGCCGGCGCTCGCGTGCGCCTTCATCGTCGTGGACCGGCACGCGCCCCGGGGCACGGTCACGGAGGCGTTCTCGTGGCTGGTGACGACGTTCACGGTGGGCACGTCGGTCGGGACGGCGGCCGGCGGTCCCGTGGTCGAGTGGGCCGGGACGCGCTGGGGGTTCGCGGTTCCGGGGCTCGCGGGGGCGGCGGCGCTGCTGGTGCTCGTGTGCACGGGGCGGGCGTTCGCATCCGCAGCTGTGGGGCCGGTGGTTGCGGGTTCATCGGAAAATGATCGAAACGGTGCTGCCGAACCCGGTTTCAGTGCGGGGCATCGGGCGTAA
- the pafA gene encoding Pup--protein ligase has translation MDRRIFGLENEYGVTCTFRGQRRLSPDEVARYLFRRVVSWGRSSNVFLRNGARLYLDVGSHPEYATPECDNVTELVTHDKAGERILEGLLVDAERRLHEEGIAGDVYLFKNNTDSAGNSYGCHENYLVARHGEFSRLADILIPFLVTRQLLCGAGKVLQTPRGAVYCVSQRAEHIWEGVSSATTRSRPIINTRDEPHADAERYRRLHVIVGDSNMSETTMLLKVGATDLVLRMIEAGTVMRDLTLENPIRAIREVSHDITGRRKVRLASGREASALEVQREYYEKAVDFVERRGIRTGTVEQVLELWGRTLDSIESEDLDRIATEIDWVMKYKLIERYRAKNNMTMSHPRVAQIDLAYHDIHRRRGLYYLLEKKGQAARICNDLKIFEGKSVPPQTTRARLRGDFIRRAQEQRRDFTVDWVHLKLNDQAQRTVLCKDPFRSVDDRVEKLIAGM, from the coding sequence ATGGACCGCCGCATTTTCGGGCTGGAGAACGAGTACGGCGTCACGTGCACGTTCAGGGGACAGCGCCGTCTGTCGCCTGACGAAGTGGCGCGCTACCTCTTCCGCCGTGTTGTGTCATGGGGCCGCAGCAGCAACGTCTTTCTGCGGAACGGCGCCCGCCTGTATCTCGACGTGGGTTCACACCCGGAATACGCGACACCCGAGTGTGACAACGTGACCGAGCTCGTCACCCACGACAAGGCAGGCGAGCGCATTCTGGAAGGCCTGCTCGTCGACGCCGAACGCCGCCTGCACGAGGAGGGAATCGCGGGCGACGTCTATCTCTTCAAGAACAACACCGACTCGGCGGGAAACTCCTATGGTTGTCACGAGAACTATCTCGTGGCCCGGCACGGGGAGTTCTCGCGTCTCGCGGACATCCTGATTCCGTTCCTCGTCACCCGGCAGTTGCTGTGCGGCGCGGGCAAGGTGCTGCAGACCCCGCGCGGCGCGGTGTACTGCGTGAGCCAGCGCGCGGAGCACATCTGGGAGGGTGTGTCGTCGGCCACGACACGCTCGCGGCCGATCATCAATACGCGTGACGAGCCGCACGCGGACGCCGAGCGCTACCGCCGACTGCATGTGATCGTCGGCGACTCGAACATGTCCGAGACGACCATGCTCCTGAAGGTCGGCGCGACCGATCTCGTGCTGCGGATGATCGAAGCGGGCACGGTGATGCGGGATCTGACGCTGGAGAACCCGATCCGGGCCATCCGTGAGGTCAGCCACGACATCACGGGCCGCCGCAAGGTCCGCCTGGCCAGCGGCCGGGAGGCCTCCGCCCTTGAGGTGCAGCGCGAGTACTACGAGAAGGCGGTCGACTTCGTCGAGCGCCGCGGCATCCGCACCGGCACGGTCGAGCAGGTCCTCGAGCTCTGGGGCCGCACGCTCGACTCGATCGAGAGCGAGGACCTGGACCGCATCGCCACCGAGATCGACTGGGTCATGAAGTACAAGCTCATCGAGCGGTACCGCGCCAAGAACAACATGACCATGTCGCACCCGAGGGTCGCGCAGATAGACCTCGCCTACCACGACATCCACCGCCGTCGTGGCCTGTACTACCTCCTGGAGAAGAAGGGCCAAGCCGCCCGGATCTGCAACGACTTGAAGATCTTCGAGGGCAAGTCGGTGCCGCCGCAGACCACCCGGGCCCGGCTGCGCGGCGACTTCATCCGCCGCGCCCAGGAGCAGCGCAGGGACTTCACGGTGGACTGGGTGCACCTCAAGCTCAACGACCAGGCGCAGCGCACCGTGTTGTGCAAGGACCCGTTCCGTTCCGTCGACGACCGGGTGGAGAAGCTGATCGCCGGAATGTGA
- a CDS encoding FKBP-type peptidyl-prolyl cis-trans isomerase — protein MRRRSLLLAVPAGLLTLAGCGDDDKSDKAKSKDSPSPSNSTPPKAKIVDGPVPAVTKGTKFGEKPTVAKGSGKPSTDLAVKTLIAGKGATVAKGDYLQAHYLGQIWDTAKVFDNSYDRKAPTIFPIGVGKVIPGWDQALVGKKIDSRVELAIPPELGYGKEGNKQAGIKGTDTLVFVVDIVNTFSTKSSAKGKEVAQDNKDLPKIGTNTDGKAPSIDIPKTDAPKKVASAYVIEGDGDEVKESDTLLCQYKGVLWADGKQFDSSYKSGQLAQFPLAQVIPGWREGLKGKKVGSRVLVVVPPKEGYGDKPPQGSSIKKDSTLVFCVDILAKM, from the coding sequence GTGCGCCGACGCTCACTTCTCCTGGCCGTTCCGGCCGGCCTGCTGACCCTGGCCGGATGCGGCGACGACGACAAGTCCGACAAGGCCAAGTCCAAGGACAGCCCGTCCCCGTCGAATTCCACGCCGCCGAAGGCGAAGATCGTCGACGGCCCCGTGCCCGCCGTGACCAAGGGCACGAAGTTCGGCGAGAAGCCCACGGTCGCCAAGGGCTCCGGCAAGCCGTCGACCGACCTCGCGGTGAAGACCCTCATCGCGGGCAAGGGCGCCACGGTCGCCAAGGGCGACTACCTCCAGGCCCACTACCTGGGCCAGATCTGGGACACCGCCAAGGTCTTCGACAACTCCTACGACCGCAAGGCCCCGACGATCTTCCCGATCGGCGTCGGCAAGGTCATCCCGGGCTGGGACCAGGCCCTGGTCGGCAAGAAGATCGACAGCCGCGTCGAGCTCGCCATCCCCCCGGAGCTGGGGTACGGCAAGGAGGGCAACAAGCAGGCGGGCATCAAGGGCACCGACACCCTGGTGTTCGTCGTCGACATCGTGAACACCTTCAGCACGAAGAGCTCCGCCAAGGGCAAGGAAGTCGCCCAGGACAACAAGGACCTGCCGAAGATCGGGACGAACACCGACGGCAAGGCACCCTCCATCGACATCCCGAAGACGGACGCCCCGAAGAAGGTCGCGTCGGCCTATGTCATCGAGGGCGACGGCGACGAGGTCAAGGAGAGCGACACGCTTCTCTGCCAGTACAAGGGCGTGCTGTGGGCGGACGGCAAGCAGTTCGACTCCTCCTACAAGAGCGGTCAGCTCGCGCAGTTCCCCCTCGCGCAGGTCATCCCCGGCTGGCGTGAGGGCCTGAAGGGCAAGAAGGTCGGCAGCCGCGTCCTGGTGGTCGTGCCGCCGAAGGAGGGCTACGGCGACAAGCCGCCGCAGGGCAGCTCCATCAAGAAGGACTCCACGCTGGTCTTCTGCGTGGACATCCTCGCCAAGATGTGA
- a CDS encoding FKBP-type peptidyl-prolyl cis-trans isomerase, giving the protein MSIDKPEVDFPVGEPPTELQIKDLWEGDGAVAKAGDFVKVHYVGVAFSTGEEFDASWNRGNPLEFQLGAGQVIAGWDQGVQGMKVGGRRELTIPAHLAYGDRGAGGGRIAPGETLIFVCDLVAV; this is encoded by the coding sequence GTGAGCATCGACAAGCCCGAGGTCGACTTCCCCGTCGGTGAGCCCCCCACCGAGCTGCAGATCAAGGACCTCTGGGAGGGCGACGGCGCCGTCGCCAAGGCGGGCGACTTCGTCAAGGTCCACTACGTGGGCGTGGCCTTCTCCACCGGTGAGGAGTTCGACGCCTCCTGGAACCGCGGCAACCCGCTGGAGTTCCAGCTCGGCGCCGGACAGGTCATCGCCGGCTGGGACCAGGGCGTGCAGGGCATGAAGGTCGGCGGCCGTCGCGAGCTGACCATCCCGGCGCACCTCGCCTACGGCGACCGCGGCGCCGGCGGCGGCCGCATCGCCCCCGGCGAGACGCTGATCTTCGTCTGCGACCTGGTCGCGGTCTGA